The nucleotide window ATTGGAATTGATGTTGACCGAACACGTATTGAAAAACGAATTGAAACACGCTATTGTGACGTTGTGTTAGAAAGCTTAGATGACGCCATTGCTTTAGCACAAGAAGCAAAAGACTCAGGAAAAGCGCTCTCGATTGGTGTGGTTGGAAATGCAGCTGAAGTGCTTCCTCAAATGATTAAACGTGGATTTATTCCAGACATTGTAACGGATCAAACATCCGCGCATGATCCATTAAATGGATACCTTCCAGTAGGCTTTACCTTAGAGCAAGGGGAAGTATTACGTACTGAAAATCCTGAAGAATATGTAAGGAAATCTAAGGCGAGTATGGCTGTTCATGTTCAGGCTATGTTAGATATGCAGAAAGAAGGAGCCATTGCTTTCGACTACGGAAATAATATTCGTCAAGTAGCGTTAGATGAAGGCGTAAAAGACGCGTTCAACTTCCCAGGTTTTGTACCTGCTTATATCCGTCCTCAATTCTGTGAAGGAAAAGGACCTTTCCGTTGGGTAGCTTTATCAGGTGATCCAGAAGATATTTATAAAACAGACGAAGTCATTTTACGTGAATTCTCATATAATACTCACCTTTGTAACTGGATTAAAATGGCGAGAGAAAAAATTGAATTTCAAGGATTACCGGCACGTATCTGTTGGTTAGGATATGGAGAACGTGCACGATTTGGAAAAATTATTAATGAAATGGTTGCATCTGGAGAACTTTCAGCACCTATTGTTATTGGTAGAGATCATTTAGACGCGGGATCTGTTGCTTCGCCAAACCGCGAAACAGAAGCGATGAGAGATGGCAGTGATGCTGTAGCAGATTGGCCTATTTTAAATGCACTAGTTAATACAGCCGCAGGGGCAAGTTGGGTATCTGTTCACCATGGTGGTGGCGTAGGCATGGGGTATTCTCTTCACGCAGGTATGGTCGTAGTAGCAGATGGCACGGAAGATGCGGCTAAACGTCTTGAACGCGTATTAACAACAGACCCTGGTATGGGGGTAGTTCGTCATTTAGATGCAGGCTATGAATTAGCCATTCAAACTGCCAAAGAAAAAGGCATGAACATTCCAACATTAGACTAAAAGAAAAGGAGTGAGCATCATGTCATCTATTACGTATATTAAACGCGCCTCACAACTGATTACAGTTAGAGGCGGAACTAAAGAACCAAAACGCGCTCAAGATATGTCCGATATCGGTATTATCGAGCATGGCAGTGTTGTAGTAGAAAATGGGTTGATTACGTTTGTTGGATCGGATGTTGAAGCAGAACGTTATGTTCGTACTTTGAATGGACATATCAATACGATTGAGGCTTCAGGAAAGATTGTTACTCCAGGTCTAATCGATCCTCATACTCACATTGTGTTTGGGGGAAGTCGTGAAAAAGAGCTAGAGATGCGATTAAACGGAGCTAAATATATTGATATCCTAAAGGCAGGCGGAGGAATTCTCCAAACAACAACAAGTACAAGAGAAGCTACAGAAGAACAATTGATTCAAGAAACCTCCAAACGCCTAAATCGTTTTCTACAATATGGAGTTACGACGGTTGAAGCGAAAAGTGGATATGGTTTGACACTAGAAGATGAATTGAAACAGCTACGAGCAGCCAAAAAGCTCGACGAAAGGCATCCTATTGATATAGTTTCTACCTTCATGGGAGCTCATGCTGTTCCAGTTGAATATAAAGAAAATCCAGACGAATTTGTTCGTTTAGTGATAGAGGAAATGATTCCAAGAGTTGCAGAAGAAAATTTGGCTGAGTTTTGCGATGTTTTTTGTGAAGAAGGAGTCTTTACAATTGAACAGTCGGAGCAAATTCTTGAGGCAGGAAAAGTCTACGGATTAAAGCCAAAAATACATGCAGATGAAATTGTTCAATTTGGCGGTGCAGAACTTGCAGCAAAGGTAGGGGCTGTTTCAGCCGACCATTTATTACAGGCATCCGATGAAGGTATTAAACAAATGGATAAAAGTGGTGTTATTGCAGTCTTGTTGCCAGGTACAGCGTTCTTTTTAATGGAGAAGCCTGCGAATGCAAGAAAGATGATTGAAGCTGGAGTTCCGGTTGCCCTTTCAACTGATCGTAATCCAGGGTCATCACCTACTGAATCGTTACCTTTTATTATGAATCTAGCATGTCTTACGATGAAGATGACGCCAGCCGAAGTTCTAACAGCATGTACAATTAATGCAGCTCATGCCATTGGAAGAGCTGATGAAGTTGGAAGTATCGAAGTAGGAAAGAAAGGGGACCTTGTTTTATTTGATGCACCGAATTATCAAACGTTGCAGTATAACTATGCAGTGAACCTTGTAGATACTGTCATTAAAAAAGGACAAGTGATTGTGGAAGGTGGGGCTTTACGTGACGTACCCGTATCCACAACTTAATCGTCCCTCTTTTCATTGGGAAAGACAGCGTTCAACTGAACCTAAGGTAAGTGATTGGATCGAGACTTTTGAGGTCCAAGATGAAATAGATTTTCAAGCTGTAGATGTAACCGTTTTGGGAGTCCCTCTTTCCAGATCTTCTATTAGTGCATCAGGAGCAAGTGAAACTCCCTTGGCCATGAGACAACTATGGAAATCGTTTAATCCGTATCATATTGAATATGATACGGATTTGACCCCCTTATCGGTTTTAGATTTAGGCGATGTCAAACAGCATGTAACAGATATTTCACTTTCTCATCAGTATATTAAAGAAGCCATGATTTCAATGCGGAAATATCACCCTCATACACTGCCTATCATGTTAGGGGGAGATCATTCGATTACGGCTATGTTAGTAAAAGGCTGGAAAGATTCGCATCCAGAACAACGTATAGGGATTCTTCAATTCGATACACATTTTGATTTACGTAGTTTAGAAGATAACGGACCATCAAATGGAACACCCATTCGAAACCTGATTGAGAGTGGTACAATTGAAGGCAAAAACGTTTGGAATATTGGCCTGCATGGATTTTATAACTCGAAATCTCTCAAAGAGTATGCAGATACTAAAAGTGTTAATTACGTAACCTTACTTCAAGCTAGAAAAACAGGGATTTCTTGCATAGTTGAAAGAGCCTTAGATGATTTAGCCAAGGAAGTGGATGTCATCTATCTAACAGTAGATATGGATGTTCTTGATGTGGCTTATGCCCCTGGTGTACCAGCAGGA belongs to Priestia megaterium and includes:
- a CDS encoding agmatinase family protein, which encodes MTYPYPQLNRPSFHWERQRSTEPKVSDWIETFEVQDEIDFQAVDVTVLGVPLSRSSISASGASETPLAMRQLWKSFNPYHIEYDTDLTPLSVLDLGDVKQHVTDISLSHQYIKEAMISMRKYHPHTLPIMLGGDHSITAMLVKGWKDSHPEQRIGILQFDTHFDLRSLEDNGPSNGTPIRNLIESGTIEGKNVWNIGLHGFYNSKSLKEYADTKSVNYVTLLQARKTGISCIVERALDDLAKEVDVIYLTVDMDVLDVAYAPGVPAGTTGGMRTDELFEAIYIAGSHPLVQAMDIVCLDPLRDKSGITIKAGVHVFLTFYIK
- the hutU gene encoding urocanate hydratase encodes the protein MTTEQKVIKAPHGKELNTKGWIQEAVLRMLMNNLDPEVAEHPEKLVVYGGIGKAARNWDAFDRIVTTLKDLEEDETLLVQSGKPVAVFKTHKDAPRVLLANSNIVPAFANWEKFHELDKKGLMMYGQMTAGSWIYIGSQGIVQGTYETFAECAKQHFNGSLEGTITVTAGLGGMGGAQPLAVTMAGGVVIGIDVDRTRIEKRIETRYCDVVLESLDDAIALAQEAKDSGKALSIGVVGNAAEVLPQMIKRGFIPDIVTDQTSAHDPLNGYLPVGFTLEQGEVLRTENPEEYVRKSKASMAVHVQAMLDMQKEGAIAFDYGNNIRQVALDEGVKDAFNFPGFVPAYIRPQFCEGKGPFRWVALSGDPEDIYKTDEVILREFSYNTHLCNWIKMAREKIEFQGLPARICWLGYGERARFGKIINEMVASGELSAPIVIGRDHLDAGSVASPNRETEAMRDGSDAVADWPILNALVNTAAGASWVSVHHGGGVGMGYSLHAGMVVVADGTEDAAKRLERVLTTDPGMGVVRHLDAGYELAIQTAKEKGMNIPTLD
- the hutI gene encoding imidazolonepropionase, translating into MSSITYIKRASQLITVRGGTKEPKRAQDMSDIGIIEHGSVVVENGLITFVGSDVEAERYVRTLNGHINTIEASGKIVTPGLIDPHTHIVFGGSREKELEMRLNGAKYIDILKAGGGILQTTTSTREATEEQLIQETSKRLNRFLQYGVTTVEAKSGYGLTLEDELKQLRAAKKLDERHPIDIVSTFMGAHAVPVEYKENPDEFVRLVIEEMIPRVAEENLAEFCDVFCEEGVFTIEQSEQILEAGKVYGLKPKIHADEIVQFGGAELAAKVGAVSADHLLQASDEGIKQMDKSGVIAVLLPGTAFFLMEKPANARKMIEAGVPVALSTDRNPGSSPTESLPFIMNLACLTMKMTPAEVLTACTINAAHAIGRADEVGSIEVGKKGDLVLFDAPNYQTLQYNYAVNLVDTVIKKGQVIVEGGALRDVPVSTT